DNA sequence from the Bacteroidales bacterium genome:
GTCATACTGATGCATTAGGTTCTACTGAATATAATAAAAATTTATCTGTAAAACGGTCACGTTCAGTTATTGATTATATGGATAATAAAGGAATTGACCATGGAAGATTTGTTGCTAAAGGTGTTGGCGAAAGCGATAATATTGCCATAAATACTAATCCTGATGGAAGTGATAACCCTGAAGGCAGAAGATATAATCGCCGTGTAGATGTAAAAATCCTTAAATCTGATAATAATTTAGTAATTGTTGAAGATGTATCTGTTCCTACACGATTACAGGCTAAACCAATGGTTTCATATACTATTCTTCTTGCTGAACATGAAAAAGAACTACCACCAAGCTATTTTAATAAATATGATGGTGAAACAATTAATAATGTTTGGGTTTTTCCAACATCAAAAGGTTATATGTACACTGTCGGTGAATATAAGCACAAAGCAGAAGCATTATTCTTGCTAAATAAGGCTATAGATGCAGGTTTCCCAGACGCTGAAATTATTACTAGTGATGAATTTAAAAAACAAAAAGCAACTGGTGAAACAACCTACATAGAAAAAGTTAAAAAAGAAAAAATTAAAAAAGAAACCGGTACATATACAATTCAGCTACTTGCTTTAAAACATCCTGTTGATTTAAGTTATTTTAAACAACTTAACGGAGTGAAAAAACATAAAGGAAATGATGATTTTTTCCGTTATACTTATGGTAAATTTGGATATAACACAGCAAAAGAGGAATGTCAAAAAATTATTGAAATGGGCTATCCCGGAGCTTTTGTCAGAAATGTGAACAAATATAAATAGCCATTAACCTTATATTGAAAACTCAGAATGGATATTTTAAATGGGGAAAAGATAAAGCTCAGAGCAATTGAGCCGGAGGATATTGATTTAATTTATAAATGGGAAAACAATACTTCAGTTTGGCGAATCAGTAATACATTAGTTCCGTTTTCAAAATATGTTTTAACAAAATATATTGAAAATCCACATCTTGATATATATCAAAGTAAGCAATTAAGATTAATGATAATTCTTAAAAGCGATAATGATAATTTATCTGAAAATCCAATTGGAACTATTGAATTATTTGATTTTGATTCATACAATTTAAGAGCGGGAATAGGAATATTAATTTATGAACCTGCATTTAGACAAAAAGGATATGCTTCTGAAGCTCTACAATTATTTATAAAATATTCATTTAATATACTTGGCTTACATCAATTATACTGCAATATTGCCACAAACAATAATATAAGTTTAAACTTGTTTAAAAAACATGGTTTCAAAATAATTGGTGAAAAAAAAGACTGGCTTAAAACACCTG
Encoded proteins:
- a CDS encoding GNAT family N-acetyltransferase; the protein is MDILNGEKIKLRAIEPEDIDLIYKWENNTSVWRISNTLVPFSKYVLTKYIENPHLDIYQSKQLRLMIILKSDNDNLSENPIGTIELFDFDSYNLRAGIGILIYEPAFRQKGYASEALQLFIKYSFNILGLHQLYCNIATNNNISLNLFKKHGFKIIGEKKDWLKTPDGWLSELLLQLIND